TGAACGCCGACGACGAGAACGACCGCGGAAATGACGATGGCGAGGTCGTGGGGGGTTACCCGAACGCCGTAGGCGATCAGCTCCTCGATCGGCCGCTGGGCGGGAATGTCGAACTGGTTCCGACCGGCACCGAAGCCGAGTTGGATCAGCGCCCGGTAGACGAACGCAACCCCGATCGAGGTGATGAGGAGGCCGATGGAGCCGATGTCCAGGGGCTCGTAGACGATTTTCTCGGTGATAATAGCGACGGCGGCGGCGACCGCAATGCCGACTAGCAAGGCGACGAAAAAGCCGACTGGCAGCGCGAGGACGGTTGCGCCGAGGCCACCGATCGCGCCGAAGGCGACGAACGCCGCGTACCCGCCGACCGTCATTGTATCGCCGTGGGCGAAGTTGGCGAAGCCGGCGATGGAGTAGATGATCGCGAGGCCGATGCTCCCGAGAACGATGATGCTGCTGTAGACGACGCCGTTGGCCGCAAATTCGATGACAGACATTGGATGGGCCTACGACTGCCGGAACTCGATTGCCTCGTAGTCGTGGTCCTGGACTTCGAAGACGACGAGACTGCCCCGCGGGTCACCGTTCTCGTCGAAATCGATCGGCCCGCTGACCCCCTGATAGTCGATGTCAGACGCCGATCCGCCGTCGGCCAGGATCGCGTGAGCGTCCTCGTAGGTGAACACTTCCTCGCCCTCGGGACGCGTGACGTCGCGGACGACCTCGCCGAGCGCCTCGCCGGAGAAGTCGTCGGCGGCCGCGATCGAGAGGGCGGCCGTCACCACGCAGTCGTAGGCGAACGCCGACCAGGCCGTGGGGGCCTCGTCGTACTCCTCCTCGAAGGCCGCCGCGAAGTCCTGGTAGTTGTCCTGGTCTTCGGGGGCTGCCGGCTCGACGAGTTTCATCCCGTCCATGCTGCCTTCCGGCGTGTTCTCGATGACGGTGTCCCCGCGGTTCGAGTCGGCACCGTAGAGCTGTGGTTCGTACCCGCTCTCGAACATATCGGTCACCATCGTCGCGAACTCCTGCTGGTAGGTGATACAGAGCCACGCCTCGGCCTCGGAGCTGTTCATCTCCGAAACCAGACTCGAGTACGACGCTTCCTCGGCGTTGTGGGCGCTATCGTAGGCGATTTCGCCCTCGTAGGCCTCCTCGAACGCATCGTAGAGGCTCTCGCCGAACTCGTCGTTGATGTACGTGACCGCGACCTCGTCGTAGCCGTCCTCCGCGATGATGTCCGCGAGAGCGATCGATTGCGTGCGTCCGCTCGGGGACATCCGGAGCAGTCCGGGGAAATCCGTCAGTCCGAGTCCCGTCGAGTTCTGGCTCAACTGGACGACCTCCGTGTCCTGGATCACGCTCTCGTAAATCGACAGCGAGACGCCCGATCCGACCGCGCCGATGAGAAACGGCACGTTGTCCTGGTTGACCAGTTTCTGGGCGGCCGAGACGCCGGCCTGACTCTCACTCTCTGAGTCCTCGACGATGATCTCGAGTTCGCCGTCACCGACCCCCACCTCGTTGACGTGCTCGAGCGCCAGGTCCTTCGCGCGCTGGTTTCGTTCGCCGAAGTCGGCCAGCGAGCCGGTCAGGGAGTCGACCATTCCGATTTCGTAGACGTCTCCGTCGGCGTCCCCGTTCCCGTTGCCGTTGCCGTTGCCGTTTCCATCGTCGTCGCCGTTACCATTGCCGTCACCGTTTCCGTTGCCCTCTTCGTCCGTCGTACTGATGCACCCGGCGACGGCTGTCAATCCCGCAACCCCAGTGTAAGTCAGTACCTTTCGTCGGCTCGGTAGTGACGTGTCATCGATTGCCATATCCACTGTAGGTGTTTCGAACAAGACGTCATAGCTTTGACCCCCCAATCACGGGCGAAATAGTCAAATGCCTGTCCTAATCCCGCATTTCCGAATCGGACCATCGTGACGCCTCGACGCGTTCGAGCGCCACGCTCGCGAGGTGGACGGGAACTCGACGTCTGTGTCCTGCGAACCTGAAACGGACGTGCGTCACCGTTATCCGAGGAGCGTACCGATCAGACGATCGCCGCGTACACGAGCAGGCTTACGAGCCCACCGAGGATCGCCGCGCTGAGAAACAGCAACGACGGTGACGCCAGCGTCGGCCGTGCTGGCTCACCGGTTCCCCCTCTCCACGGCTCTAGCACGTCCGCGATCGTGTACACGCTGACCGCACCCAGGAAGAGTGCGATTGCACCGAACACGCTCGCGTCGTAGCGCACGCGGACGAACGGGCGGTCGAGCGTGTGGTGAAACGCGAACAGGTCGGCCCAGGCGGTCCCGTGGAAGGCCTCCAGCTGGGCCTGATAGACCGGTGTGACGTGATAGAAATCCGGGCCCAGGCCCCAGATGCCACCGACGACGACTAGCCACAGCGGCCACCGTCCGTCGAGGTCGTACCGGGCCGCCAGCGGCGCTGCCACCAGGAGGACGAGCGAGGCGCCGACGAGGAAGTGAACGATCGCGGGGGCCATCTCGAGGCGTGACTGTGCGGCCGTCGGCCGTAAGTACGAGCGCCGTAACGCGGAGTCATCGGTGGTTTACGGATCGCTATGGTCGGTTACGCTGCTCGTTCTCGGTGTTCGATTATGCTTCCGGCGTCTCGTTGATCTCGAGAGGAATAGCGTGGTAATGGCCGGTTATGGCGGGTGAGCGACTACGCTGCCAGTAACCGATTCGTCGGCGGGATGAGAAACGACCTCGGATTCGACGGCATCAGCGCTGCTGAAACCAGATTGCGATTTCCTGCTGAAACCGGTCGAGCCACTCGAGATCCTCGTGAAGGACGTCGTATACGAGGTCGTGATCGATGTGTCCGTACCGATGCGCGAGATGGTTCCGGAAGCCAACGGCCTCTGCGAGCTTCGTGCCTGTCTCCTCGGAGACGATCGCTGCGTCTGCGAGCGCCTCGATTTCTTCACGCGACGTTTCTGCAGTCTGGAGTTCCTCAGCTGATCGGATGTGACCTGCCAGGTCGATACAGGACTGAATCGCGTTCATCAACGACCGTTCGGCAGCGCGCTGGAGAACGATATCGTCGAGGTACTCGGCTCTTCTAACCTCGCGCATCTCCTTGCACTCGTCTGTGTACTGGTTGATCAACTCGAGTCGACTGATAACAATCTCGTCGTCGACCATCAAATGTCGCCTCTGGCAAGGCGGTCGATAAATTCGCGTTGCTGTCGTTCTCGCTGTTCAGCCGTGTCGGCGAGGCGTTGCTCGAGCCGTCGTTCGTCGACGCTTTTCGCTTCCTCGTCTCCGTAGACGAGAATCCCGTTTTGGAGGGCATTGAGCGCGACGGTCTCGGGGAGTGTCTCGAAATCGCTCACGTCTACGAATGAGGTCGCGTGGGACTGGATCGTGCTATCGATCCGATTTCGCTGTCGAAACCGGTCGCGTCGGGAGCACTCGTCTGCGAAACGCAGGCATACGTCGAGGTCCGACGTCGACGTGTTCGATCCAGTGGC
This region of Natronosalvus halobius genomic DNA includes:
- a CDS encoding ABC transporter substrate-binding protein; the encoded protein is MAIDDTSLPSRRKVLTYTGVAGLTAVAGCISTTDEEGNGNGDGNGNGDDDGNGNGNGNGNGDADGDVYEIGMVDSLTGSLADFGERNQRAKDLALEHVNEVGVGDGELEIIVEDSESESQAGVSAAQKLVNQDNVPFLIGAVGSGVSLSIYESVIQDTEVVQLSQNSTGLGLTDFPGLLRMSPSGRTQSIALADIIAEDGYDEVAVTYINDEFGESLYDAFEEAYEGEIAYDSAHNAEEASYSSLVSEMNSSEAEAWLCITYQQEFATMVTDMFESGYEPQLYGADSNRGDTVIENTPEGSMDGMKLVEPAAPEDQDNYQDFAAAFEEEYDEAPTAWSAFAYDCVVTAALSIAAADDFSGEALGEVVRDVTRPEGEEVFTYEDAHAILADGGSASDIDYQGVSGPIDFDENGDPRGSLVVFEVQDHDYEAIEFRQS
- the hepT gene encoding type VII toxin-antitoxin system HepT family RNase toxin, whose translation is MVDDEIVISRLELINQYTDECKEMREVRRAEYLDDIVLQRAAERSLMNAIQSCIDLAGHIRSAEELQTAETSREEIEALADAAIVSEETGTKLAEAVGFRNHLAHRYGHIDHDLVYDVLHEDLEWLDRFQQEIAIWFQQR
- a CDS encoding branched-chain amino acid ABC transporter permease; its protein translation is MSVIEFAANGVVYSSIIVLGSIGLAIIYSIAGFANFAHGDTMTVGGYAAFVAFGAIGGLGATVLALPVGFFVALLVGIAVAAAVAIITEKIVYEPLDIGSIGLLITSIGVAFVYRALIQLGFGAGRNQFDIPAQRPIEELIAYGVRVTPHDLAIVISAVVLVVGVHVLLQYTDLGRKMRAMADNPDLARASGIRTHRIKLWSWVLGAGLAGAGGAFLGLYNALTPRVGFSVLLVIFAAVILGGIGSVYGAMLGGFLIGMVVEMTPLLSRVGIPIGVDYGPAVAFVIMVVVLLVRPTGIAGDGTAGGEGI
- the mntA gene encoding type VII toxin-antitoxin system MntA family adenylyltransferase antitoxin, producing the protein MRDRARDPDDVLAADVDLEGVRSVLEASDVRYAVVFGSYATGSNTSTSDLDVCLRFADECSRRDRFRQRNRIDSTIQSHATSFVDVSDFETLPETVALNALQNGILVYGDEEAKSVDERRLEQRLADTAEQRERQQREFIDRLARGDI